The genome window tacatgtacatgtatgtagtataaacaGGTTGGacacaaccctgcatatgggtaacagttatccatttgagtaacagttacctgtttgtagtaatcaataagttacccaatGGAGGAATTCTGTGAAAAGAAAACAgctaatattgttttaaaaattattatcaaagaagaattcctcatttgggttaacttattgattacttaaacaggtaactgttactcaaatgggtaactgttacccatatgcagtGTTGTGCCCGACCTGATAAAATGAATTACATTGCATTGCATACTGTGAATAGtttcctgtacatgtatatgtgtgtccGTCATTTTgactgtctgtctgtttgtacatgtataaaaggACCGTCCATTTCTCTGTCTGTCTGCCTGTTTGCatatgtataatgtgaccgtcaTTTTGTCTGTTTGTACAAATATACGTGTGTTCGTCAATTTGTCTGTCAGTCTGTTTGTACATGCTTATGTGTGTCCGTCATTTGGTCTGTCGGTCTGTTTGTACAAGTATAAATGTGTCCGTCATGATCAATTCCTTATTAACAAATCATCTCCCCGCACTCTGTACTACATATTATAGTACTGGTATAGCCAGTTAGTTTATGTAGAACGAATCAATAGCCTGTCTGTCAGTTCGGTCAATTGGCTAAATGAGAAATCATCTCCCCGCACTCTGTACTACAtattatttaacacaaaaaaatagtCAAGTACGTAACTTACTCAAAGAATCTAATTCCAAACACAGGTATAGCCTGCAGATGGTATATGTATAACATAGTTGAAGTCTCACGTGCAAATGAGTAGAGGCCCGTTTTGAATCAGTGGTTCAAGTTCGCATTATATTCAGATACACATGGTACACGTGGGTGAAATTCTAGAACTGACATTTATTATCGTGTCCCTGTGTTATTGCCTAGGACGTTAAAAGCATGGTCATATTTAATCGGGAGATCCTATTTTGGTATAGGTGAAGTAAGGTGTAACGTGCACTTACAACAAGATAACGATACCCTCATATTGAGATATAAAAAGAATGATACTAGTAATGATTCAATTTGAAAAACCATGTAACTTTTcatatcctatacactgtatattattgtaaaataccATTATGAGTATCTCTCCAGCACGCAAATGCTCTCATTTCTTAACTCTATTTTGTCAAAAGTTACCTGTCTGATAACAAAAATACACCATTCCCTATAGCTCATCGTATTAGAtttattgtataatgtaaaaacaGGGTTTTATCATATGTATGTCAATGATAACGCACATGTGTCTTTTTACGTACAGATTATTTTGACCTAGCTATTTGTAAAGCAGATGTTGACTCTCACTCATTGACCCGCTAGATCTTTATCTTTTACTTAAATAAagcatatttattcaagtttctatttatttaccgaaggttttatttttataagttTTCATTTATATTCTCCAGTCGCAGTTCAACGCTTTTGAACAGGAATTTAGCgtaatttcaaaacttaaagaTTCAGTCTGAGTTTTAAACCCCTTTAAAGTTTTTATTATCTGCTGGACGTTGtctaaaaaattgaaaatatatattacatgatgAATCCTTTTTGCATTCTAAACAATGCTAATTTTTCTTTGTATACATGTTTGTTAAATAAATTACATCCTTGGTATGGGAGCGTTGGTGGATGACAATTCTCAAAGACTTGGTATCTCTGACACCTCCCTGAACACATCTTTCGTGTTTATAAAGTgcattcttttaatattttgcaACCTTCTATCTGGTGATACCCATCCATATCCAGGCCCGAACCAAAACATTCAACTAGAAGATAACTCAATATGCCACATTGATATATGTTCATCACGTAACAAGCTCAACATCCTCGAAGCCGAATATTCTGATTTTGATATATCATGAATATCCGAGAGACACCTTGGTACCACCATATATCCGATAACGATATTGCATTAGAGCACTATGGTCATGTATTAAGGAGGGATAGAGATAGCAACGGTGGTggtgtacttacattgtacatgtatatatgctaaAAATTACATTAACATTAGACCCAGGTTAGATCTTGAATGCAATAGTCTTGAACTGATATGTTCTGAAATCACAACACATAATAAATTCTACTTGGCTGTTTATATCGACCCGCTAATTCCTTAGTCAATTACTGAGACCTACTTGATAATAACGTTGATCAAGTTTGTACTGACAAAGTCTGGGATCTAAGTTTTCAAATTCTTTATGCAATTTCTCTTGATTGTCAGCAGCTCTGTCCTGAGACAGAGTAAGAAAACtgtaaacagaaacaaacaaagtattacCTTACAGTAGCGTGTAACACATGTTTTCAGCCGACGCTGAATTAAGCTATAGCTAGGTAAACAACGCGGCATAATAATACAAATGCAAATCACACAATTAGAGATAATATCTTTTATTAGGCCTATACCTTTACTTCTTTTTCGCTATATAAAAAGTAGTCAATAGAAATGCTATTAAAATTTTCACTGTCATAAAAAGCTATTCCCCGGTAAATAGTCATTTGGACTATTTACCGTGGGAAAAGGCTATTTACCTGCATTCAAATTTGGCGGACTTTTCCTCTATAGCGATTTTAATTGGATGTCATCTGACGACGTTTCATGACGTCAGATGACGtttatgtgacgtcattgacGTTCCATCGCAAAGCGACAAGGCTGGTGTTTGGGAAAATGGCTGTAAACGGAACACGATTTGACAACTTTGACGAGGAAACACTAACAAAGTTGGTAAACGAAAGAGACAGTGCAAATACCCAACAGGTTATCAAAACTGCGGTAAACATCTTGAAGGATTACCTCCGAGAAAAATCACTTGGAACGACCAGTGAACTTGAGGGTGAAACAAGCGAACATGTGAACGGTATTCTTCGAAAGTTTTACGCGGAGTTGAAAAAAGTTGATGGATCCCGATACACTAAAAAAATCCATGATTACAATCAGGTATGGAGTGCAAAAGTATTTTTTAAAGAAGCGCGATGAGGATATTATAAACGCCGACGCATTTAAGAAAGCAAATGAAATGTTCAAGTCGGTGTTGGTGAACCTAAAAAGGGCGGGATTAGGGGATACGAAACACAAAGCTCCAATTGATGCAAAAGACATGGAGAAGCTTTACGCAAGTGAAATCTTTTCTAAAAATACCTCGGAGGGATTACAAAACCGGACAATATTTGAATATCTATACTATTTCTGTAATAGAGGCCGTGAGAACCTGAGAGATATTCAGAAAAATGATTTCAACATCAATACTGATGCTACAGGGAGACGATACGTCACCGTCACCAGTCGGCAAACAAAAAACCATCGAGGCGACGATTTAAGAGACAATGACAAGGAGGGACGCATGTATGATCAACCAGGTACTGTAACGTTGATTTTATTGatagttttaatatttcaaatttgaaaaagcGTATTTAACCCTCTGACTGCCagagtgtacatatatgtccatTTCAAGTCATCCCGTGTATGTGGCGTAAAACTCGCTTGGTTTTCACCAGACTGTCGTGATATTGGTCTCAAATTAATCGTGAAACACTACTCTATAATAATAAAcagcaaaatatttcattttgaaataatttatggTACATAGTGAGTTTATAATATCCCACTTTGTCAAAAACGCATTTTTACACACGacgtaaaaattaaaaaagatgaCGTACGGAACATTGTGATGTACAAGGCAATGGGTTTTAAGAAACCCATTGGATTTTCAGCAAAGAATAATGTGCTGAAAACAACAGAAGGTATTTTGGATTTCAGTGATAATATCATAATGATAGAAATTACTGTGAATACAATGaatgatataatattattattaaataggCGCGCAGCGTATATGCGGGTTTTCGCTCTGCTTGGGTAAGAAATggacacaaaataatgacgttattGAAGTGGTTGTcctaaaatgtatcaatcaatTGGACTAGATTATATTTTTCAGCGCATTTAGATACAATAGAGCCACACAAAGTTCATTAAAACGTTTTACGAATGCTAGTTTAAGAGTAAGTCATTTACAAGCAAAACACGCAAACAGACTTATGTCTGAATGACGTTAGTATCCTTGCTGCAGCGTTTCCCTTTTTTGACCTCCAAATTAATTATCTCAATTAAAAGTCATTCCGCCAATTAGCACGCAATTACGTCATAAGACGTCAATAAAACGTCATATTTTAGGTTTATGACATCATACGAGGTATTTCAATATGGAGGATAATTCAGACAACGACTCTGATATTGAATATGATGCATATAGTTCTGATGAAAACGATGCTATAGACGGGTATCGCCAGATCACTAAACTATGGACCAGAGTTCAGAATGCTGATGAGCATGAATATCCTCATGAGGTACGTGAGTTTGTCGAAGATATGGGGCCCATCGACCCGCCAGATGCGAATTCGGATCCAATTGAATATTTCAACATGTTTGCAGTACCTGAAACGGGAAGTTCGTTAACTGAGATACTTGTTCAAGAGACAAACAGATATGCAAGACAATATTTTGAGAAAGAAGGTTACGCGTCAACGCCGTGCTCTAGATCCAATGAATGGAAGGATACAAATCTAGATGAAATGTCAGCATTTATAGGGCTATATCTAGCCATGGGAATCGTCAAAAAACCCTCCATAGAGTCTTACTGGAACACGTCTGATAAAACCTATCTGTACAATACCCATGGATTTTCTTCTGTTATGACCCGGAACAGATTCCAACTGATCATGAAGTTTTTGCACTGCAATAACAATAACACTCATATCCCACGAGGTCAAGAGGGCCATGATCCATGCCACAAATTTCGACCGGTTCTAGATCTCTTCAATCAGACTTTCAAGATGCGATATAATGCTGCCCGAGATTTGACAATCGACGAAAGCATGGTTGGCTTCAAAGGTACGTAGATTGATATTGATTTCCATACTGTAGGTGTAACTGTTGTGAGATACTAAATGCAGTACGTAcattatgatatacatgtacaactgtGTGCGGTCAGAAGTAAATTGACAGAACCAATAGACGAACGAAATTGTTACATTCTGTCGAGAGTAATTTAGGAAACtagaattaaaatttatttatttgcaaataATAGCTTAG of Argopecten irradians isolate NY chromosome 7, Ai_NY, whole genome shotgun sequence contains these proteins:
- the LOC138326754 gene encoding piggyBac transposable element-derived protein 4-like; its protein translation is MEDNSDNDSDIEYDAYSSDENDAIDGYRQITKLWTRVQNADEHEYPHEVREFVEDMGPIDPPDANSDPIEYFNMFAVPETGSSLTEILVQETNRYARQYFEKEGYASTPCSRSNEWKDTNLDEMSAFIGLYLAMGIVKKPSIESYWNTSDKTYLYNTHGFSSVMTRNRFQLIMKFLHCNNNNTHIPRGQEGHDPCHKFRPVLDLFNQTFKMRYNAARDLTIDESMVGFKGRHDIVQYLPAKKAHRWGAKFFVLAESDTGYAISLKLYSGRQGNEDRSTNGLGYDVCMALIQPFLGKNHHLIVDNYYTSPTLCDALFDRGTYMTGTVRVYRRGMPSSFKGIRLKKGEMEIRQSGSTMALAYGDRKTVTFLSTMASPR